A stretch of the Calypte anna isolate BGI_N300 chromosome 5, bCalAnn1_v1.p, whole genome shotgun sequence genome encodes the following:
- the ASCL2 gene encoding achaete-scute homolog 2: MNGGALPPLPPAAPRGRRRPSSPELLRCKRRLAFAALPGTGAAAAAAVARRNERERNRVRLVNMGFAALRQHVPHGAASKKMSKVETLRSAVEYIRALQRLLDEHDAAAASFPDGRGRAAVGDGGGGGGYSSASPSFASSVPGSPCSSEESGYDGALSPEERELLDFTCWLGSY, encoded by the coding sequence ATGAACGGCGGGGCCCTGCCGCCGCTGccccccgccgctccccgcgGCCGCCGCCGGCCCTCATCCCCCGAGCTGCTCCGCTGCAAGCGCCGCTTGGCCTTCGCCGCGCTACCGGGCACCggagcggcggcagcggcggccgTGGCCCGTCGGAACGAACGGGAACGCAACCGTGTGCGGCTGGTCAACATGGGCTTCGCCGCCCTCCGCCAGCACGTCCCCCACGGAGCCGCCAGCAAGAAGATGAGCAAGGTGGAGACCCTCCGCTCCGCCGTCGAGTACATCCGCGCCTTGCAGCGGCTCCTCGACGAGCACgacgccgccgccgcctccttCCCCGACGGCCGCGGGCGGGCGGCCGTCGGGGatggaggcggcggcggcggctaCTCCTCCGCTTCGCCTTCCTTCGCCTCCTCCGTGCCCGGCTCGCCTTGCTCCTCCGAAGAGAGCGGCTACGACGGGGCGCTGAGCCCCGAGGAGCGGGAGCTGCTAGACTTCACCTGCTGGCTCGGGAGCTACTGA